One window from the genome of Malus domestica chromosome 01, GDT2T_hap1 encodes:
- the LOC103444591 gene encoding protein LEAD-SENSITIVE 1-like: MSLLSNRISREELQPGDHIYAYRKAHAYSHHGIYVGEGRVIHFVATKEKTRSTREPRCSDCKNDPNTARGVLKTCVDCFLKGHGLLRFEYNVSHDRFKFKHKGTCSTESCDPRDETVRRASEIFDKDRTHGTGFGEYDLLKNNCEDFASYCKRGTSVSEQVVRAMSVGNSFADSSSSSSTSSAASPSGIDDADNNSKTAFLISKATSFFSSVS, translated from the exons atgagtctATTGTCAAACAGGATTTCCAGGGAGGAGCTCCAGCCGGGAGATCACATATATGCTTATAGAAAAGCGCATGCATACTCCCACCATG GTATATACGTGGGGGAAGGTAGGGTTATTCATTTTGTTGcaacaaaggaaaaaacaagaaGTACGAGAGAGCCTCGATGCAGCGACTGCAAGAACGACCCAAACACGGCACGCGGCGTGCTGAAAACCTGCGTCGATTGCTTCCTGAAAGGTCACGGCCTTCTTCGATTCGAATACAACGTGTCTCACGATCGCTTCAAATTCAAACACAAGGGGACTTGCAGCACTGAGAGTTGTGATCCGAGAGACGAAACGGTTCGTCGTGCCTCAGAGATTTTCGACAAGGATCGGACTCATGGGACGGGTTTCGGTGAATACGATTTGCTTAAAAACAACTGCGAGGACTTTGCCAGCTATTGCAAAAGAGGCACGAGCGTGAGCGAGCAGGTTGTGAGGGCTATGTCTGTGGGGAACAGTTTTGCAGATTCATCAAGTAGTAGTAGTACTAGTAGTGCTGCTTCACCATCCGGAATTGATGATGCTGATAATAATTCCAAGACTGCTTTTCTTATTTCCAAGGctacttctttcttttcttctgtgTCATAA